The nucleotide window TCCGGGTCGAACCCCTCACGATGACAGCGTATCGGATGCATACTTTTGTCATAATGAGGCTGGTCTTCGGGAGTTCTGATAGTGCGTGCACGTTTGAACAGGTCTTATGACGCTGATCACCCGACCCCTTCAGCCAGAGATATGGAGAGATAGCAATGTTAATTGTCGTTCTGTGATTGGCCAGCACGCTGAGTAGCGGTATCGCAGACCGAAGCCGTATCTTCCGTCAAGCAGACATCACCAGTAGCGCAGTACCAAACGATATCGCGTCTCCGCTCTATTGGGTTTAGACTCAGGCACCTGATCGGCTTCTGGACCGCTTCGGGACAGATAAAGATAATGCGCAAAGTCAATTGGTGGGTGTCAGTGTCACCCCACATGGTTCTCTCGGTACTGGGACTCCTCGGCTTCAGAACCCGAGAAGCTTCAGCCACGTCGAGTCAAGAACCCGAGAGATGTGCAACACTCGCTTCGGTTTGGGAATCCGTGTGAAATGATTGAGTGTCATCGATTCTCTGTTCTTCACTTCAAGGCTTATCTTTTCCCTTTGCGGAAATGGGTATGCAAGCTGTGCATATCATGAATGAAGCATCGAAAACTCTATGGTAACTGCGGCCAGTCCCGAGTTTGGTGGCTTCAAGTCATGTGTTTTCCGACCGAAGTCTGATAGGCTTGGAAATAAACCGGGCAAGATCGAGATGAATGCGGGGGTGGATCATTGCAACAATTCCGCACACTGTTGGGCTGCTCACTGTTCCTGACCGAATCCGTAAAACGGTGAAGCCACTCCTTTCACAGTTTAAAAAACGGATTTGTCAAATACAGTGGGTCGTTCAGTTATGTGGAGTTTCAGTCAGCCATGCCAGAGTAAAAGGTCACAAACACATAAGTCGAAACAAGTACGTCAATGGATTTCAGCAGGATTTAGATATGAGAGTTGCATAGCTTACGCAGGCTTCTGTCTATACTGTCAGAATGTCCTATTTGCCTTGATCTTAGCTTTTGTCCTGATAATTGATGGTTATATGATCTATTTGCGAGCCCACTCTCCCGAAAGGTAAATCCTACCCTAAGGCTTATAATGCTTTATGCATCTTGAGTATAAGCAACCTCGATCTTGCAGATATCATGATATATCTTAAGTTGAAATTGACTAAAACATGTGAGTTACGGATAGCGGAACAATGGCAGGTTTTGCTGAATGATTGGTCAACTGATTTTGCTGCGGAGTTTGGCGGAGTTTATTCTCACTGCCCAAATAAATGATTGATATACTTTCACAGGAAATAAGAAGATTCCAGGCTTAGAACTTGACTTATACTATCGGGGCAATTCAAATTGTGTTCCTTGTGCCTGCAACGCAATTAATTCATCTGGAGAGCACAGAGCCGGGCTTTACCTGCCTTAACTCCGCAGCGAGTCAGTGACCAAACTGAGTGGGCCGGCCTTTGCGGAGTTTGTTGGCGAACATCTTAAATACCTTCGACTTGTACATCACTTCCATCAAACAAATACGTATCATAGACTGCAAACAAAATGAAAACAAAGATCGCGATCGTTGGTGCTACTGGAGAAACTGGAGGGTCGATTGTCAATGGCCTCCTCGGATCCGAAACCCAATTTGTCCGCGCCTGCTCTCTTCCCGCTTATTTGACTGTGCTAACATACAACAGGATATTACAGCTTTGGTGCGACCAAGCTCAGCTGAAAAGCCAGCGACTATCAGCTTGAAAGAAAGAGGCATCAAGATTGTGCTAATTGATCTTGGTGGAAGCCATGACGAGCTGGTAGCTGTGCTTACTGGGATTGACACAGTCATCTCGGCCATTCACTTTCAATcacttgatgatgagattccATTGTCAAATGCAGCTAAAAAAGCTGGTGTGAAGCGATATGTGCCCTGCTTCTTCGCTACCATTGCACCTCGCGGTATAATGGATGCTCGCGATAGAGTACGTTGACTCCTCATCATGAGACCACATACCTAACTATCACTGTAGAAAGAGGCAGTCCTAGATCACATACAGCGTATTTATCTCCCCTACACTGTTATTGATGTGGGTTGGTGGTACCAGATCACTCTGCCCCGAGTCCCGTCCGGCAAGCTGGACGAACGCCTCGTCTTCCCCAACAACAATATCATCGCCGGCGGTGACATCCCTTCTGCGC belongs to Fusarium musae strain F31 chromosome 9, whole genome shotgun sequence and includes:
- a CDS encoding hypothetical protein (EggNog:ENOG41); the encoded protein is MKTKIAIVGATGETGGSIVNGLLGSETQFDITALVRPSSAEKPATISLKERGIKIVLIDLGGSHDELVAVLTGIDTVISAIHFQSLDDEIPLSNAAKKAGVKRYVPCFFATIAPRGIMDARDRKEAVLDHIQRIYLPYTVIDVGWWYQITLPRVPSGKLDERLVFPNNNIIAGGDIPSALTDIRDIGNYVAAIVGDPRTINKRVLAYTEAKTQNEVHKLVEKVLGEKPEPTTLSKEQLEEMLAPFRGSTEQNQMRSIYEYWMSWGVRGDNTPENAVYLGYVLAKDLYPSLQARSLEEFIKDAAEGRVKKVYQQ